One window of Anaerolineales bacterium genomic DNA carries:
- a CDS encoding alpha/beta hydrolase, whose amino-acid sequence MKRNELTRKKLGRISYLEGGKGRPILFLHGFPGSAYSWESTARLLLDQHPGTYRAIIPDLLGFGESDTAASDLFASAQAEALAGFLNQLGISEFFLVLHDFGGPVGLTLLRKHPELRVHKLVLSATNLFTDTPIPFPLRSAGVPVLGDIVYKSMAGSAFGFQMMYLFAARNKQDLPWSDFKRHITPHGLSSTARIFQHALADLPGNYLPIQDFAGRLRIPALIVWGDRDPFFPVSVAKRSNALIRNSVLIIYEQTGHFVPEERADHFVKDITGFFSS is encoded by the coding sequence ATGAAACGCAACGAATTAACGAGAAAAAAACTAGGGCGCATCAGTTACCTTGAAGGGGGCAAAGGCAGACCCATACTCTTCTTACACGGATTTCCCGGCTCCGCCTATTCATGGGAATCTACCGCCCGTCTATTGCTCGATCAGCATCCTGGAACATATCGCGCCATCATCCCCGATCTGTTGGGGTTTGGAGAGTCTGACACAGCCGCTAGCGACCTGTTCGCCTCTGCTCAGGCGGAGGCGCTTGCGGGCTTCCTGAACCAGCTCGGCATTTCGGAGTTCTTTTTGGTTTTACACGATTTCGGCGGACCGGTCGGGCTGACGCTTCTTCGCAAACATCCTGAGTTAAGAGTTCACAAACTGGTGTTGTCTGCCACTAACTTGTTTACTGATACCCCCATTCCCTTTCCGCTTCGTAGTGCTGGTGTGCCTGTATTGGGTGATATTGTCTATAAATCCATGGCAGGCAGCGCCTTCGGCTTTCAGATGATGTATCTATTTGCGGCTCGAAACAAACAAGATTTACCCTGGTCTGATTTCAAAAGACACATCACCCCGCACGGATTGTCTTCGACTGCCCGCATTTTTCAACATGCTCTTGCCGATCTGCCGGGCAATTATCTGCCAATTCAGGACTTCGCCGGGCGCCTCCGTATTCCGGCCTTGATCGTGTGGGGGGATCGCGACCCGTTCTTTCCTGTATCTGTGGCCAAACGCTCCAATGCGCTTATCCGGAATTCTGTTCTGATAATTTATGAACAGACGGGACATTTCGTCCCAGAGGAAAGGGCAGATCATTTTGTCAAGGATATAACAGGCTTCTTTTCATCCTAG
- a CDS encoding winged helix-turn-helix transcriptional regulator, translating to MFKDMPREALYQFARQQVPCVGFNVRRATRLVTQYYDKILMPTGLRSTQYSLMNVLEFVDEISIQDLSLVLAMDRTTLTRNLRPLSSQGWVKIVQAEDKRIRLISLTAKGREKMSKAFPYWQEAQSSIVAQIGASNWNVLLDGLHRVSIAAENGF from the coding sequence ATGTTCAAAGATATGCCGCGTGAGGCGCTCTACCAGTTTGCACGACAACAAGTTCCGTGTGTGGGTTTCAACGTTCGGCGTGCCACGCGTTTGGTGACCCAGTATTATGACAAGATCCTTATGCCGACCGGGCTACGTTCCACTCAATATTCCCTCATGAATGTCCTGGAATTTGTGGATGAAATCAGCATACAGGATCTTTCTCTTGTGCTTGCAATGGATCGTACTACACTGACGCGTAATCTGCGCCCGCTTTCCTCACAAGGATGGGTGAAAATCGTACAAGCAGAGGATAAACGCATCCGTTTGATCTCGCTTACTGCAAAAGGGAGGGAAAAAATGAGCAAGGCTTTTCCGTATTGGCAGGAGGCACAATCTTCGATTGTGGCGCAAATAGGCGCGTCGAATTGGAATGTGCTGTTAGATGGACTTCACAGGGTTTCCATTGCTGCTGAAAATGGATTTTGA
- a CDS encoding restriction endonuclease, with amino-acid sequence MPIPDYQSLMLPLVKLASDREEHSLQEATKTIAKEFNLSEIDLAELLPSGRKTRFYDRIGWAVTYLRKAGLLNSQGRGKFQITQRGLDVLKNPPKRINVEFLEQYEEFVKFRTRRDREDEEVTTAGQLETQTPEEAIEAAHQNLRQTLADELIQTIKNCSPTFFERLVIDVLVKMGYGGTRKDAGKAIGRSGDGGIDGIINEDRLGLDVIYIQAKKWEGSVGRPELQKFAGALQGKRAKKGIFISTSTFTNEAKEYVSQIDSKITLIDGETLSQLMIDYNVGVNSIATYELKKIDNDYFIEE; translated from the coding sequence ATGCCAATACCTGATTACCAATCCTTGATGTTGCCACTCGTTAAACTTGCTTCCGATAGAGAGGAGCATTCGCTACAAGAAGCAACCAAAACGATAGCCAAAGAATTCAATCTTTCCGAAATTGACTTGGCAGAATTATTACCAAGCGGAAGAAAAACACGATTTTATGATCGAATTGGTTGGGCTGTAACATACCTTCGCAAAGCAGGGTTATTGAATTCCCAGGGGAGGGGAAAATTTCAAATCACTCAAAGAGGGTTGGATGTTCTAAAGAATCCACCGAAACGTATCAATGTCGAATTCCTAGAACAATACGAAGAATTCGTTAAATTTCGAACACGACGCGATAGAGAGGATGAAGAAGTAACAACAGCAGGACAACTGGAAACCCAAACCCCGGAAGAAGCCATCGAAGCTGCTCATCAAAACCTTCGCCAAACACTAGCTGACGAGCTTATTCAAACCATTAAAAACTGTTCACCTACATTTTTTGAGAGGCTCGTTATTGATGTCTTGGTAAAGATGGGGTATGGAGGCACGCGGAAGGATGCCGGGAAAGCCATTGGAAGAAGCGGCGATGGTGGTATTGACGGCATTATTAATGAAGACCGGCTTGGGCTTGACGTGATATATATTCAAGCAAAGAAATGGGAAGGATCTGTGGGACGCCCTGAACTCCAGAAATTTGCTGGCGCATTACAAGGGAAGCGAGCAAAAAAGGGTATTTTTATTTCCACCTCGACCTTCACAAATGAAGCAAAAGAGTATGTATCTCAGATAGACAGCAAAATTACTCTTATTGATGGAGAAACTCTGAGCCAGTTGATGATTGACTACAATGTGGGAGTTAACTCCATTGCCACATACGAATTAAAGAAAATAGACAACGACTATTTTATTGAAGAATAG
- a CDS encoding tRNA-dihydrouridine synthase family protein gives MKESKTLNFYIRDLPIFGDAILAPMDGYSDWPFRSICRELGSAMSYTEFIKVEKILSKSKQPAKRMYFTEPERPITFQIYGEDPDLILQAALKIQENKPDVIDLNMGCPAKTIADRGAGVGMMLSPLRIARTFRKLVKHLRVPVTGKIRLGWERNKNYKLIARIVEEEGGSLIAIHGRTKEQRYAGNADWDAIAEVKSTVKIPVIGSGDVKTVADIDRMKAYTNVDAVMIGRGAIPNPWIFSRMDRDQVPPEMVKETIRKHLARSVEFYGEEDGTRLFRKNAVQYVMMQHLTRDERREILRSRPSAEFMELLEKIYDSPVLQLQT, from the coding sequence ATGAAAGAAAGCAAGACGCTCAATTTTTATATCCGCGACCTGCCCATCTTCGGCGATGCCATCCTCGCGCCCATGGACGGGTATTCGGACTGGCCCTTCCGCTCGATCTGCCGCGAACTCGGTTCCGCCATGAGTTACACCGAGTTCATCAAAGTGGAGAAGATTCTTAGCAAATCGAAGCAACCTGCCAAGCGGATGTATTTCACCGAGCCGGAGCGCCCGATCACCTTCCAAATCTACGGCGAAGACCCGGACCTCATCCTGCAAGCGGCGTTGAAAATCCAGGAGAACAAACCCGATGTGATCGACCTCAACATGGGCTGTCCCGCCAAAACCATCGCGGACCGCGGCGCGGGCGTGGGCATGATGCTTTCGCCGCTTCGTATCGCGCGGACATTTCGCAAGTTGGTAAAACATTTGCGCGTGCCGGTTACGGGAAAAATCCGCCTCGGCTGGGAGAGGAACAAGAACTACAAACTCATTGCCCGCATCGTGGAAGAAGAAGGCGGCTCGCTGATCGCCATTCACGGACGCACAAAGGAACAACGCTATGCAGGCAACGCCGATTGGGACGCCATCGCCGAAGTGAAATCCACTGTCAAGATTCCCGTCATCGGTAGCGGCGATGTGAAAACTGTCGCGGATATCGACCGCATGAAGGCTTATACAAACGTGGATGCGGTGATGATCGGGCGCGGCGCGATTCCCAATCCCTGGATCTTTTCACGAATGGACCGCGATCAGGTCCCGCCCGAGATGGTGAAGGAAACCATCCGCAAACATCTCGCGCGCAGCGTTGAATTCTACGGCGAAGAGGACGGCACACGACTCTTCCGCAAGAATGCCGTGCAGTATGTGATGATGCAGCATCTCACCCGAGACGAACGACGCGAAATTCTCCGCTCGCGTCCGTCTGCTGAGTTCATGGAACTGCTGGAAAAGATTTACGATTCACCGGTTCTTCAACTCCAAACCTGA
- the holA gene encoding DNA polymerase III subunit delta: MPTIYLLYGNDEFAIARKVKEFESDFTDPTAAEMNTTRLEARTMTENDLNNAVNAMPFLAPKRLVFIAYPSARYNKPDGRKKFLEFLEKAPDTTKVILFDTVEKPKDSDKHWLVKWAEKNKALVKSQPFFLPQLRDMPGWIVNETKNQGGKIEPGAAAKLAEMTGVDTRQAGMEISKLLAYVNWERPVRGSDVEAVCIVTSQQSVFDFVDALSQGNARVAQKLLHRLLESEDAFSLWGMVVRQFRLLIQAREILDGRGNKDDVARALQVHPFVAEKTTGQAQRFSMEALEGIYHRLLRIDEQVKTSQVTLDLALDTLVVELAR; the protein is encoded by the coding sequence ATGCCCACCATCTACCTCCTCTACGGCAACGACGAATTTGCCATCGCGCGCAAGGTCAAGGAATTCGAATCCGACTTCACTGACCCGACCGCGGCGGAAATGAACACGACCCGCCTCGAAGCGCGCACGATGACCGAGAACGACCTCAATAACGCGGTCAATGCCATGCCATTCCTCGCGCCAAAGCGATTGGTGTTCATTGCGTATCCTTCGGCAAGATACAACAAGCCGGATGGGCGCAAGAAGTTCTTGGAATTCCTGGAGAAAGCCCCCGACACTACCAAAGTGATTCTGTTCGATACAGTGGAGAAACCGAAAGATTCGGATAAACACTGGCTCGTCAAATGGGCGGAGAAGAATAAAGCGCTTGTCAAATCCCAGCCTTTTTTCCTCCCTCAATTACGGGATATGCCCGGCTGGATCGTCAATGAGACAAAGAATCAGGGCGGGAAGATCGAACCGGGTGCCGCGGCAAAACTCGCCGAAATGACTGGCGTGGATACCCGTCAGGCGGGGATGGAAATTTCCAAGCTGCTGGCATATGTAAACTGGGAGCGACCCGTGCGCGGGTCCGATGTGGAGGCGGTTTGCATCGTCACGTCGCAACAAAGCGTGTTCGATTTCGTCGATGCGTTATCGCAAGGCAATGCCAGGGTCGCGCAAAAGTTGCTGCATCGTTTGTTGGAAAGCGAAGACGCGTTCTCGCTATGGGGGATGGTGGTGCGACAGTTCCGTTTGTTGATTCAAGCCAGAGAGATATTGGACGGTCGCGGAAACAAAGACGATGTGGCGCGGGCGCTCCAGGTTCATCCATTCGTGGCGGAGAAGACCACCGGGCAGGCGCAACGTTTTTCGATGGAAGCGCTGGAGGGAATTTACCATCGCCTGCTGCGGATCGACGAGCAGGTAAAAACAAGCCAGGTCACATTGGATCTGGCTCTCGATACGCTGGTCGTGGAACTGGCGCGTTAG